The DNA window GGCTAAAAACAGCTACTACGAAGCAAAAGATCCGCGAGAGCAGCGCGTTTTTAGTGAAAAAATTGACGACCTGCGTGCGCAGTACCACAACAAGCCAGCTTTACAGCGCCAAGCTATCCAACTTTTGCTCAAATATATGACAGTGCAAGACCTGTCTTTACATCAACTTGTCGAAACAGGTGAATTTGCGTTTGGCGAAGAGGGGTTTAAACGTTACCTCAAAACGCCTGATAAAGGGCGTCTAATTTATTCACCGAAAAACTTTCTTGGCGCGCATCTGGTGCCGGGTCAAAAAGCGGCATTCGTTGGCATGATTGCTAAACAGTTGGCTTACTTCCGCCAAAGCGCAGAGCAGCAGCTTAATCAAACTGTAGATACTGCAGTCATCGGTCGCCCTGTTAAGTTTCATGGCACAAGAGGCGAAGAAGGCAATAATCAAGCAATCGACATTATGACGGAAGCGGCTAAAGCGGCAGGTTTTGCGCACGTTGAATTCTTAGAAGAACCGATTGCAGCTGCCTATAAAATTGAACCCAATTTAGCCAAACCAACCAATGTATTAGTAGTCGATATTGGTGGTGGTACTACCGATATTTGCTGTATTAAGTTGTCACCCGAAAAGCGCACTAACCTCAATCGTCAGCAGGATGTTATGTCAGTTACAGGCGCGCGAATTGGCGGTATGGAGTGTGATAAAAACTTAATTGTGAAGTCAATCGCGCCCACAATGGGCCAAGACTTGAAGATGACTAATGGTCTGCCTGTGCCACCCACCTATTTTTCTGATATGTGCGCGGTAGACGATATTCCCAAGCTCAATAGATTCTTCTCTGATGAATATGGTCTGGATATTGCGC is part of the Glaciecola nitratireducens FR1064 genome and encodes:
- a CDS encoding Hsp70 family protein codes for the protein MAAIGIDYGTSNSEVVYFDGKQHHFIKLDPNVEQSNKIRSSVFVYYKDELPRPPVSAIEAKVSQIQRAINDQLEKAKNSYYEAKDPREQRVFSEKIDDLRAQYHNKPALQRQAIQLLLKYMTVQDLSLHQLVETGEFAFGEEGFKRYLKTPDKGRLIYSPKNFLGAHLVPGQKAAFVGMIAKQLAYFRQSAEQQLNQTVDTAVIGRPVKFHGTRGEEGNNQAIDIMTEAAKAAGFAHVEFLEEPIAAAYKIEPNLAKPTNVLVVDIGGGTTDICCIKLSPEKRTNLNRQQDVMSVTGARIGGMECDKNLIVKSIAPTMGQDLKMTNGLPVPPTYFSDMCAVDDIPKLNRFFSDEYGLDIAQTMSIIKEPKLLGRLLTVQEDKLSARLVNSSRLAKEMLSSKDEITLPLHYIEADYDVDLSVEDLNRSMKSWLSRVKRLVVECLENSSEEPEMLFITGGMSLSPIVRKQLTEEMLPNLPLIEGDAFNSVCEGLAIQAARL